Proteins encoded in a region of the Shewanella polaris genome:
- a CDS encoding SLC13 family permease, translated as MSEIWLLAIILLALVGGLLAGLATPAAMFFFASLLCYMLGLVDLSASLSSFTNNGLITLVLLVLAATALEKTSLLGKLSQVIGKGSLFSTLAKLGVSTALLSSFTNNTAVVASLIGVVRRNQAHAPSKLLLPLNYAAILGGTLTLIGTSTSLIVNSFVENAGLEPLGFFEFSQVGLLVVISGLLVLTIMANFLPDRREESEDETLPYLLEAHISKTSALAGKSVIDNRLRALKKLYLVELERSGIRICPVPPQMVLQADDVLRFSGSVESVELLHQFDGLEWFGKQHAKGQNLVEAVLAPSSSLVGTTLKDSRFREVFDAAVMAIRRGNLRLKGGLGDVILQPGDVLLLTPGDRFSKCPNLTSDFAAVSGLELSVRLDEKRGIWVLVGFALTIVASIFDVLPLAKGLVLLLLSYVAIGAITLSELKRRFPLELVVIVGSALGLANLMVTTGLADIMAQTLLSVFSGYGVFAAFVGIYLITLVVTELITNNAAAALAFPVAYAVATSFGVDPRPFIMAVVFGASASFISPYGYQTNLMVFNAGNYKLSDFVRLGLPLSIVYSFVVIFSIPYFFPF; from the coding sequence ATGAGCGAAATATGGTTGTTAGCGATTATTTTGTTAGCACTGGTCGGTGGGCTTCTTGCTGGGCTTGCAACACCGGCTGCCATGTTTTTTTTCGCTTCATTATTATGTTACATGCTCGGGTTAGTGGATTTAAGTGCTAGCCTGAGTAGCTTTACCAATAACGGTTTAATTACCTTAGTGCTGTTGGTGCTGGCCGCCACGGCACTCGAGAAAACCTCATTATTGGGAAAATTAAGCCAAGTGATAGGTAAAGGATCGTTATTTTCAACCTTGGCTAAATTAGGTGTATCGACGGCGTTATTATCATCGTTTACCAATAACACAGCGGTAGTGGCCTCGTTAATTGGTGTGGTACGTCGCAATCAAGCACATGCGCCTTCTAAGTTATTGCTGCCATTAAACTATGCCGCAATTCTAGGTGGTACATTAACCTTAATTGGTACCTCTACCAGTTTAATTGTTAACTCATTTGTTGAAAATGCAGGCCTTGAACCTTTGGGTTTTTTTGAGTTTTCACAAGTTGGTTTATTAGTGGTAATAAGTGGTTTATTGGTGTTAACCATTATGGCCAACTTTTTACCCGATAGGCGTGAAGAGTCCGAAGATGAGACTTTACCTTACTTACTGGAAGCTCATATATCCAAAACGTCGGCCTTAGCTGGCAAAAGCGTAATAGATAACCGTTTGCGTGCACTTAAAAAACTCTATTTAGTTGAGTTGGAGCGTAGTGGCATTCGTATTTGTCCTGTGCCACCGCAAATGGTGCTGCAAGCAGATGACGTATTACGTTTCAGCGGTTCAGTTGAGTCGGTTGAGTTATTGCATCAATTTGATGGTTTAGAATGGTTTGGAAAGCAACATGCTAAAGGGCAAAACTTGGTCGAAGCCGTGTTAGCGCCATCATCGAGCTTAGTGGGAACAACGCTTAAAGACTCGCGCTTTCGTGAAGTGTTTGATGCTGCCGTGATGGCAATTCGTCGAGGTAATCTGCGATTAAAAGGCGGATTGGGGGATGTGATCTTACAACCTGGTGATGTGTTACTGCTCACGCCTGGCGATCGTTTTTCTAAGTGCCCTAATTTAACCAGCGACTTTGCAGCCGTCAGCGGTTTAGAGTTAAGTGTCCGCTTAGATGAAAAGCGCGGTATTTGGGTCCTTGTTGGGTTTGCATTAACCATTGTGGCGAGTATTTTTGATGTATTACCGTTAGCTAAGGGATTAGTTTTATTGTTACTCAGCTATGTGGCAATTGGCGCAATAACCTTAAGTGAGCTTAAACGTCGTTTTCCGCTGGAATTGGTGGTGATTGTGGGCAGTGCCTTAGGCTTAGCTAACTTAATGGTCACCACAGGCCTCGCAGACATAATGGCGCAAACCTTATTAAGTGTGTTTAGTGGTTACGGTGTGTTTGCCGCTTTTGTTGGGATTTACCTGATTACTTTGGTTGTCACCGAGTTGATAACCAACAACGCTGCTGCAGCACTGGCATTTCCGGTCGCTTATGCGGTTGCCACTAGTTTTGGAGTTGATCCTCGTCCGTTTATTATGGCGGTAGTATTTGGTGCCAGCGCGAGCTTTATTTCACCTTACGGCTATCAAACTAATCTGATGGTATTTAATGCCGGTAATTATAAATTAAGCGATTTTGTGCGTTTAGGTTTACCGTTATCAATTGTGTATTCATTCGTGGTTATTTTTTCAATTCCGTATTTTTTCCCGTTTTAA
- the cysC gene encoding adenylyl-sulfate kinase encodes MSNIVWHQHAIDQAARGAQKGQNPVLLWFTGLSGSGKSTLAGALERALFEYGFHTYLLDGDNVRHGLCKDLGFSLEDRDENLRRVGEVAKLMVDSGLVVLSAFISPTREERDRVRALFPQGQFVEVHVSTPLSVCESRDPKGLYVKARNGEITNFTGISSPYEVPESAELTIDTSKGDLVTQVNGLLAYLKAIEVLNPPRQIAGAGI; translated from the coding sequence ATGAGCAATATTGTTTGGCATCAACATGCCATTGACCAAGCTGCCCGTGGAGCCCAAAAAGGCCAAAACCCAGTGTTGTTGTGGTTTACAGGGTTATCTGGTTCGGGTAAATCAACCCTTGCTGGTGCATTAGAACGGGCGTTATTCGAGTATGGTTTTCATACCTATTTGCTCGATGGTGATAATGTTCGTCATGGTTTGTGTAAAGACTTGGGCTTTAGCCTTGAAGATCGCGATGAGAATTTACGTCGAGTCGGTGAGGTGGCTAAGTTGATGGTTGATTCTGGCTTAGTGGTGCTGTCAGCATTTATCTCACCAACCCGTGAAGAACGTGATCGTGTCCGGGCATTATTCCCACAAGGGCAATTTGTTGAAGTGCATGTCTCTACACCGTTGAGCGTGTGTGAATCGAGAGACCCAAAAGGTCTGTATGTTAAAGCGCGTAATGGTGAAATCACCAACTTTACGGGCATTTCATCGCCTTACGAAGTGCCTGAATCTGCTGAGTTAACCATTGATACCAGTAAAGGTGATTTAGTCACTCAAGTGAATGGATTGTTGGCGTATTTAAAAGCCATTGAAGTGCTCAATCCACCAAGACAAATTGCTGGTGCAGGAATTTAA
- a CDS encoding coproporphyrinogen III oxidase family protein, protein MKKFLSTSRLNLATNSLDWVMGQTIRQSLSLKDAVALDELEQLSVPEKPIETLYIHIPFCHTLCRFCSFHKIKFNEGVAKEYFKALRQEIRQVIAQGFRFNRVYIGGGTTTILEDELIKTIEMIKSLTSIREVSCESDPIYFKEGNPHLLKGLVDRMSIGIQSFDDRILKASGRFEKFGSGLQQAEYVSHAIDIIPTVNLDMMYGFKIQTPETVASDLAQTIRLNPDQITTYPLTIGIGKNRKKAGGLAGRPEDLWPQFLAVKEAMKERYIMEFPWTFSRNFGQPVENKYVLDGEDCFGVGSGAFGRFGEQFRISSFDIPDYINRINTGHSGTCYTKPLQNKSLSQHHLMMMMGHGLLDNQQFKAHTGKSLWQAFPLEMSYLISAGALNKQGNNYTTTVAGQFIALKMFSGFLAGMDYLREQARDLPLNKIDTSASA, encoded by the coding sequence ATGAAAAAATTTCTTTCTACCTCAAGGTTAAACCTTGCCACAAACAGCCTTGACTGGGTGATGGGTCAAACCATAAGACAATCATTAAGTCTAAAAGATGCTGTCGCGCTTGATGAATTAGAGCAACTTAGTGTGCCAGAAAAGCCTATTGAAACGCTTTATATTCATATTCCTTTTTGCCATACACTGTGCCGCTTTTGCTCATTTCATAAAATTAAATTTAATGAAGGTGTCGCCAAAGAATATTTCAAAGCATTAAGGCAAGAAATTCGTCAAGTCATAGCCCAAGGTTTTCGATTTAATCGGGTGTATATCGGTGGCGGAACCACCACGATCTTAGAAGATGAATTAATCAAAACTATTGAAATGATTAAGTCATTAACATCAATACGTGAAGTGTCATGTGAAAGCGATCCGATTTATTTTAAAGAAGGTAACCCTCATTTACTCAAAGGCTTGGTCGACCGCATGTCGATTGGAATACAAAGCTTTGATGATAGGATTTTAAAAGCCAGCGGTCGTTTTGAAAAATTTGGTAGCGGCTTGCAACAAGCTGAATACGTTAGCCACGCAATTGATATTATACCTACGGTTAATTTAGACATGATGTATGGCTTTAAAATCCAAACACCTGAAACCGTTGCCAGCGACTTAGCCCAAACTATTCGTTTAAATCCAGATCAAATTACCACTTATCCATTAACGATAGGTATTGGTAAAAATCGAAAAAAAGCGGGTGGACTGGCAGGCCGTCCAGAAGACTTATGGCCACAATTTTTAGCGGTAAAAGAAGCCATGAAAGAGCGTTATATTATGGAGTTCCCATGGACCTTCAGCCGCAATTTCGGTCAACCTGTTGAAAATAAATATGTACTTGATGGCGAAGACTGCTTTGGCGTAGGTTCTGGCGCATTCGGCCGCTTTGGTGAGCAATTTAGAATATCCAGTTTTGATATTCCAGATTATATCAACCGTATCAATACTGGGCACTCTGGTACTTGTTATACCAAACCATTACAAAATAAATCACTTTCACAGCATCATTTAATGATGATGATGGGTCACGGCTTATTGGATAACCAACAGTTTAAAGCCCATACAGGCAAGTCTTTGTGGCAAGCATTCCCATTAGAAATGAGCTACTTAATTTCTGCAGGAGCCCTCAATAAACAAGGTAATAATTATACCACTACCGTTGCTGGTCAGTTTATTGCCTTAAAAATGTTCTCAGGCTTTTTGGCTGGAATGGATTATCTACGCGAACAGGCTAGAGACTTGCCGTTAAACAAAATAGACACGTCGGCAAGCGCATAG
- a CDS encoding membrane dipeptidase, with protein MTQKVCNQARRHMLKGLGAATLLSPLSSFPTWAAKPRRLYIDGLSFLPTDINDVKASKLDAFIADISAIETIEQADGTKNYKRTYQACINSITQAANSVKANPDVYLQGLTGTDISKARTQQQTAVFFQIQGADCVENDSLSNEWQQLDNLHQQGLRVLQLTHHYGNRYAGGALDNNGLNSLNTPLTAAGRELITELNRKNILIDVSHSSAQTALDAVKTSQSPVVQSHGAARAIVNNARCSPDEVIRAIGDNGGVFGVFMMSFWLTNKPIPTIEDYINQLAYIAKVGGVDCVAIANDFPLRGQENLLALDNNNSEGIKEYLEWWYNLEDKNVLGFDVEPKHVVIPELNNIDRMSRIDDALKKARFKATDRDRFMGENWQRVLKHVLL; from the coding sequence ATGACTCAAAAAGTCTGTAACCAAGCTCGCCGTCATATGTTAAAAGGCCTTGGAGCAGCCACATTATTAAGCCCTTTAAGCTCATTTCCTACTTGGGCCGCTAAGCCACGTCGATTATACATCGATGGGTTATCGTTTTTACCAACCGACATCAATGATGTTAAAGCCTCAAAGCTCGACGCCTTTATCGCCGATATCTCAGCAATAGAAACCATTGAACAAGCCGATGGCACTAAAAACTATAAACGCACTTATCAAGCCTGCATCAACAGTATTACCCAAGCGGCTAACTCAGTAAAAGCCAATCCAGACGTGTATCTGCAAGGGCTTACAGGTACTGATATTAGTAAAGCTAGAACACAGCAACAAACGGCCGTATTTTTTCAAATTCAAGGCGCTGATTGTGTTGAAAATGACAGCTTAAGTAATGAATGGCAACAACTAGATAATTTGCATCAACAGGGTTTACGAGTACTACAGCTGACACACCATTATGGTAATCGTTATGCTGGTGGTGCATTAGATAATAATGGCTTAAATAGTTTGAATACTCCATTAACCGCCGCTGGGCGCGAGCTCATAACAGAGCTTAATCGGAAAAATATTCTTATTGATGTTAGTCACTCAAGCGCCCAAACAGCCCTTGATGCAGTTAAAACCAGCCAGTCTCCTGTAGTGCAAAGCCATGGTGCTGCGCGCGCAATTGTAAACAATGCCCGTTGCTCACCCGATGAAGTTATCCGTGCCATTGGCGATAACGGCGGAGTATTTGGGGTGTTTATGATGAGCTTTTGGCTCACCAACAAGCCAATTCCAACGATAGAAGACTACATCAACCAACTCGCTTATATTGCTAAAGTGGGCGGCGTTGATTGCGTAGCAATCGCCAATGACTTCCCACTTCGTGGTCAAGAAAACCTATTAGCGTTAGATAACAATAATAGCGAAGGGATAAAAGAATATCTCGAATGGTGGTACAACTTAGAAGACAAAAATGTATTAGGTTTTGACGTTGAACCAAAACATGTGGTGATCCCTGAACTCAACAATATCGACCGCATGAGCCGCATCGACGATGCCTTGAAAAAAGCTCGTTTCAAAGCCACAGATCGCGATCGTTTTATGGGTGAAAACTGGCAGCGCGTATTGAAGCATGTATTACTGTAA
- a CDS encoding SufE family protein: MLNPSTTPSPQLFSPLSDELVEAVNLIEQANNWQDKYRQIMLLGKLLPPLAAEFKQPDAQVKGCESQAWLYHYTLNGQHFYLADSDARIVKGLIGLLLVACQGKTTEQIQQFDVTQYFDRLGLSGQLSPSRTNGLTALAQAIVTYTQDVGT, from the coding sequence ATGTTAAACCCAAGCACGACACCTTCACCGCAGTTATTTTCGCCTTTATCGGATGAATTAGTTGAAGCCGTTAACCTCATTGAGCAAGCTAATAACTGGCAAGATAAATACCGCCAGATAATGTTATTAGGAAAGCTATTACCGCCACTCGCAGCAGAATTTAAACAGCCGGATGCACAAGTTAAAGGCTGTGAAAGCCAAGCATGGTTGTACCATTACACACTAAATGGCCAACATTTTTATCTGGCTGATAGCGATGCCCGTATTGTAAAAGGCTTAATTGGGTTGTTACTGGTAGCCTGCCAAGGTAAAACCACCGAGCAAATACAGCAATTTGATGTAACACAGTATTTTGACCGTCTCGGATTAAGTGGCCAATTAAGTCCATCTCGTACCAATGGTTTAACTGCGTTAGCGCAAGCCATCGTTACCTATACACAAGATGTTGGTACCTGA
- a CDS encoding aminotransferase class V-fold PLP-dependent enzyme translates to MKPASSLSSAVLFDHQALRDQFPALKQTIGDHPLCYLDTAATSQKPQAVIDAMTEYYQLNNANVHRAAHQLSARATQQYEAVRQQVVEFIHAQRQDEIIFTHGTTESINMVAYGLTSQIKPNDVILIDTAAHHANIVPWQELAKRTGAVIKPIPLTIDAQLDIAAFDQLLALKPKVVALCHVSNALGTLNPVNELVAKAKAVGALTLVDGAQAIAHLTVDVQQIDCDFYVFSGHKMYGPTGVGILYGRFHQLDQLTPMLTGGEMIKTVSFEQTEFGALPNRLEAGTPAIAEVIGLGAAIHFLQQLPREQLLAHEQQLIHYLQQQLQQLGAIELYGIAKDSHGEQKLLTENHSHNVGAVAFNLQGEHHQDVGILLDQQAVAVRCGHHCAMPLMTSLNLSGCCRASIGIYTNKQDVDQFIHALNTVKELLL, encoded by the coding sequence ATGAAGCCTGCATCGTCATTATCGTCTGCCGTTTTATTTGATCATCAAGCATTGCGCGATCAATTCCCGGCACTTAAACAGACCATTGGCGATCATCCTTTGTGCTACTTAGACACCGCAGCCACTAGCCAAAAGCCGCAAGCGGTGATTGATGCGATGACCGAGTACTACCAACTCAACAACGCCAATGTGCACCGTGCGGCGCATCAATTGTCTGCGCGGGCAACTCAGCAATATGAAGCCGTTCGGCAACAAGTGGTTGAATTTATCCATGCCCAGCGTCAAGACGAAATCATTTTTACCCACGGCACCACAGAATCGATCAATATGGTGGCCTACGGACTGACTTCGCAGATCAAGCCAAATGATGTGATCTTAATTGATACCGCAGCTCACCACGCCAATATTGTTCCTTGGCAGGAACTAGCAAAGCGAACCGGCGCGGTGATCAAACCGATCCCGTTAACAATTGACGCGCAACTGGATATCGCCGCTTTTGATCAACTATTAGCCCTAAAACCTAAAGTGGTTGCCCTATGCCATGTGTCAAATGCTTTAGGTACATTAAACCCAGTCAATGAGCTGGTCGCAAAAGCCAAAGCCGTCGGCGCGCTAACCTTGGTTGATGGCGCTCAGGCCATTGCCCATTTAACTGTTGATGTGCAACAAATTGATTGTGACTTTTATGTGTTTTCAGGCCATAAAATGTATGGACCAACAGGCGTGGGAATTTTATATGGTCGATTTCATCAACTCGATCAATTAACCCCAATGCTCACTGGCGGCGAGATGATCAAAACCGTGAGTTTTGAGCAGACTGAGTTTGGTGCGTTACCTAATCGCCTTGAAGCTGGCACGCCAGCTATAGCTGAAGTCATTGGCCTAGGGGCAGCAATTCATTTTTTACAACAATTGCCCCGCGAACAACTGCTCGCCCATGAACAACAATTGATCCACTACTTACAACAGCAACTGCAACAACTTGGCGCTATTGAGTTGTATGGTATTGCCAAGGATAGTCACGGCGAACAGAAGCTCTTAACTGAGAATCACAGCCATAATGTTGGCGCAGTCGCTTTCAATCTACAAGGTGAACATCACCAAGATGTAGGAATTTTACTCGACCAACAAGCTGTGGCCGTTCGTTGTGGTCATCATTGCGCTATGCCGCTGATGACCAGTCTTAATTTAAGCGGTTGTTGCCGTGCGTCTATTGGCATCTATACTAATAAGCAAGATGTTGATCAATTTATTCATGCACTTAATACTGTAAAAGAGTTATTGTTATAG
- a CDS encoding NADP(H)-dependent aldo-keto reductase, whose translation MEYQRIAHSSLEVSKICLGTMTWGEQNTQAEAFAQLDYAIGQGVNFIDTAEMYPVPPKAETQGETERIIGNYLKAQGNRDNLVIATKVAAPGGKGDYIRKDMALDWRNIHQAVDDSLARLQIDTIDLYQIHWPDRNTNFFGEMMYEHDEAEHFTPILDTLEALAEIIKQGKVRYIGISNETPWGFMKYLKLAEKHDLPRIISVQNPYNLLNRSYEIAMSEISYREDVPLLAYSPLAFGALTGKYENNQWPEGARLTVFKRFARYNSTPMALEATQAYIDLAREFSLSPTEMALAFVNSRKFVAANIIGATDLHQLKQNIDSHKVSLSAELMGRINELSALYRFPCP comes from the coding sequence ATGGAATATCAACGTATCGCGCATTCTAGCCTTGAGGTGAGTAAAATCTGCCTCGGCACCATGACTTGGGGTGAACAAAATACTCAAGCCGAAGCTTTTGCTCAACTCGATTATGCTATTGGTCAAGGCGTTAACTTTATTGATACTGCTGAAATGTACCCTGTTCCACCTAAAGCAGAAACCCAAGGTGAAACCGAACGCATTATTGGTAACTACCTCAAAGCACAAGGTAATCGCGACAATTTAGTGATTGCCACTAAAGTGGCTGCCCCTGGTGGTAAAGGTGATTACATCCGTAAAGATATGGCTCTCGATTGGCGCAACATCCATCAAGCAGTTGATGACTCATTAGCGCGCTTACAAATCGATACTATCGATTTGTATCAAATACATTGGCCGGATAGAAACACCAATTTCTTCGGCGAAATGATGTATGAACATGACGAAGCTGAACATTTCACTCCTATTTTAGACACTCTTGAAGCCTTAGCAGAAATCATTAAGCAAGGTAAAGTACGTTATATCGGCATTTCTAATGAAACCCCTTGGGGCTTTATGAAATATCTAAAATTAGCCGAAAAGCACGATTTGCCGCGTATTATCAGTGTACAAAATCCTTACAACTTGCTGAATCGCAGCTACGAAATCGCCATGTCTGAAATCAGTTATCGTGAAGATGTGCCGTTATTAGCTTATTCGCCGTTAGCCTTTGGTGCTTTAACTGGTAAATACGAAAATAATCAGTGGCCTGAAGGCGCGCGTTTAACGGTATTTAAACGTTTTGCCCGCTACAACAGTACCCCAATGGCACTGGAAGCGACGCAAGCTTATATCGATTTGGCCCGTGAGTTTAGTTTATCTCCCACCGAAATGGCCCTAGCGTTTGTAAATAGCCGCAAATTTGTCGCCGCTAACATTATTGGGGCCACCGATTTACATCAGTTAAAGCAAAACATCGACAGTCATAAAGTCAGCTTATCTGCTGAGTTGATGGGCAGAATTAACGAGTTATCGGCGTTATATCGTTTCCCTTGTCCGTAA
- a CDS encoding GNAT family N-acetyltransferase, with protein sequence MTDNHPVNATNANMHPSVIRELLAQDNAALAAVIREVSAEYGLTPDKGFSVADTTLDCLSEVYQAEGSQYWVIEYQGKVVGGAGIAPLAENDGVCELQKMYFARTIRGKGMAKAITRQCIEFAQQQGYQSMYLETTAILVEALGLYEKLGFIHCEHLGETGHDACEIAMIKTL encoded by the coding sequence ATGACTGATAATCATCCAGTAAATGCCACTAACGCTAACATGCATCCAAGCGTGATCCGCGAGCTACTAGCCCAAGACAATGCCGCATTAGCAGCAGTTATTCGTGAAGTGTCAGCAGAATACGGCTTAACCCCAGACAAAGGCTTTAGCGTAGCAGACACAACCCTCGACTGTTTAAGTGAGGTATATCAAGCTGAAGGCTCACAATACTGGGTGATTGAATACCAAGGTAAAGTGGTTGGCGGCGCAGGTATTGCGCCATTAGCAGAAAATGATGGCGTGTGTGAACTACAGAAAATGTATTTTGCCCGCACTATTCGGGGCAAAGGTATGGCCAAGGCTATAACACGCCAATGTATTGAGTTTGCCCAACAGCAAGGCTATCAATCGATGTATTTAGAAACCACCGCCATATTGGTTGAAGCCCTGGGTTTATATGAAAAATTGGGCTTTATCCACTGTGAGCATTTAGGCGAAACTGGTCACGATGCCTGCGAAATCGCGATGATAAAAACCTTGTAG
- the yjjX gene encoding inosine/xanthosine triphosphatase — protein sequence MSTSPAIPNTLVIIVGSTNPVKISAAQHAIEQYFPDVQIRCSGMHAPSLVADQPMTEAETKLGAINRAQFCQANATSLNQHADFYVAMEGGVDQCDNGPATFAYMAIIHNDTLSVGRSANLPLPQKVFNALQAGEELGHVMDRLFNTHNIKQKGGAIGLLTRGLATRESIYTQALVLAMAPFINMEFFND from the coding sequence ATGTCGACGTCTCCAGCAATACCAAACACTTTAGTTATCATTGTGGGTTCAACCAACCCAGTAAAAATAAGTGCAGCACAACACGCCATTGAACAATACTTCCCAGATGTTCAAATACGTTGTAGTGGCATGCATGCCCCCTCATTAGTGGCAGACCAACCCATGACCGAAGCAGAAACAAAACTGGGGGCTATCAACCGTGCTCAATTTTGCCAAGCTAATGCAACAAGCCTAAATCAACATGCTGATTTTTATGTGGCAATGGAAGGCGGTGTTGACCAGTGTGATAACGGACCAGCCACCTTTGCTTATATGGCCATTATCCATAACGACACATTATCAGTCGGCCGCAGTGCTAATTTACCTTTGCCACAGAAAGTGTTTAACGCCTTGCAAGCTGGCGAAGAACTTGGCCACGTGATGGATCGTTTGTTTAACACCCATAATATAAAACAAAAAGGCGGCGCTATCGGTTTGTTAACCCGAGGTTTAGCCACCCGAGAAAGTATTTATACCCAAGCGTTAGTGCTGGCAATGGCGCCTTTTATCAATATGGAGTTTTTTAATGACTGA
- a CDS encoding DUF4097 domain-containing protein, whose product MSIRIATISVTVGLILGATIFGASHSEAESVFSLSQQSDQAHPDLNLVQQQLKLDTGSLTELVAKTGAGKLTVVGVEGLKEVEVHADIYTPSLDQDDIEIKLSLTRKGDKAYLLSEIHSDQFFGESPFIDLLVKVPSTLALNIKDGSGSIKIEDVSADIELIDGSGSIVINNIGNLVLTDGSGSVVLNNTGKLSLIDGSGSINITDVNGGIILQDGSGSIGINNVIGDVSIDDGSGSIKVEQVSGLVKINDGSGGIDVANTKGLTIVNSGSGSVDYQNIDGPLSLD is encoded by the coding sequence ATGTCTATTCGTATCGCAACCATTAGTGTCACGGTCGGGCTTATTTTAGGTGCGACAATATTTGGTGCTTCGCATAGTGAAGCAGAGTCAGTATTTTCATTATCGCAACAGTCTGATCAAGCTCATCCAGATCTTAACTTAGTACAACAGCAATTGAAGCTTGATACGGGTTCATTAACCGAATTAGTCGCCAAAACAGGGGCTGGTAAGTTAACTGTTGTCGGCGTTGAAGGTCTAAAAGAAGTCGAAGTCCATGCCGACATCTATACCCCGTCATTAGATCAAGATGATATAGAAATTAAACTCAGTTTGACCCGCAAAGGTGACAAAGCCTATTTGTTATCAGAAATACACAGCGACCAATTTTTTGGCGAGTCACCTTTTATCGATTTATTGGTTAAAGTGCCGTCAACGTTAGCTCTCAATATTAAAGACGGTTCAGGTTCTATTAAAATTGAGGATGTCAGTGCTGATATTGAGTTAATCGATGGGTCGGGCAGCATTGTAATCAATAATATTGGTAACTTAGTATTAACCGATGGTTCGGGCAGTGTCGTGTTGAATAATACTGGTAAATTGTCACTTATTGATGGTTCTGGCTCTATCAATATTACTGACGTTAATGGCGGCATCATATTACAAGATGGCTCTGGGTCTATTGGTATTAACAATGTTATTGGTGATGTGAGTATTGACGATGGTTCGGGTTCAATCAAGGTTGAACAAGTCTCTGGATTAGTTAAGATAAATGATGGTTCCGGTGGTATTGATGTGGCTAATACCAAAGGTTTGACCATTGTTAATTCGGGTTCTGGTAGTGTTGATTATCAAAATATCGATGGACCACTGAGCCTAGACTGA
- a CDS encoding ribonuclease H family protein — protein MAKKFYVVWAGRETGIFTSWDVTKRSVDKYPQAKYKSFATETEAKAAFAKSPASSIGKSAPAKTASGSSAVKSAGVGVSTKTLAANQTVLSQFDVVIYTDGGCEPNPGKAGSGMAIYRKGELAELWFGLYNPNGTNNTAELNALHQALIKAKKVLDGGETVQIMSDSQYSIKCVCEWAYGWKAKNWTRKTGEIANLEIIKQAHELYDAMKDDIVLQHVAAHIGIEGNELADRMSIHAIDQQHKAFSQFTAPLDINKILALRTG, from the coding sequence ATGGCAAAGAAGTTTTACGTAGTATGGGCCGGTCGAGAAACGGGCATTTTTACCAGTTGGGATGTCACTAAGCGTTCCGTTGACAAGTACCCGCAAGCTAAATACAAATCTTTTGCCACAGAAACGGAAGCTAAAGCCGCATTTGCTAAATCGCCAGCAAGCAGTATAGGCAAAAGTGCGCCCGCAAAAACGGCCAGCGGTTCATCAGCTGTTAAATCTGCTGGAGTTGGAGTATCAACCAAAACCCTTGCGGCTAATCAAACGGTACTAAGCCAATTCGATGTAGTGATTTACACCGACGGTGGTTGCGAACCTAATCCTGGCAAAGCAGGTTCTGGAATGGCGATATACCGCAAAGGCGAGTTAGCCGAGTTATGGTTTGGTTTGTATAACCCTAATGGCACCAATAATACCGCCGAACTCAATGCGTTACATCAGGCACTCATTAAGGCAAAAAAAGTGCTTGATGGCGGTGAAACCGTGCAAATTATGAGTGACTCACAGTATTCGATTAAATGTGTTTGTGAGTGGGCATATGGTTGGAAAGCTAAAAACTGGACTCGAAAAACCGGTGAAATCGCCAATCTGGAGATCATCAAACAAGCTCATGAGCTATATGATGCAATGAAAGACGATATCGTGCTTCAACATGTTGCAGCGCACATTGGTATTGAAGGTAATGAACTGGCAGACAGAATGTCAATTCATGCGATTGATCAGCAACACAAAGCATTTAGCCAATTTACTGCACCATTAGATATCAATAAAATTCTTGCGTTGCGCACAGGCTAG